Within Planktothrix serta PCC 8927, the genomic segment TTTAACTTGGTTTCCCTATTTAATATTTATTGTTGCTTTAACAGATTGGATTTACCACCGTCCGCAACGAAAGTTGGCTCAATTTGGAGATCAAATCAGTTTAATTTTTGGTGTATTTTTAACCAGTTTATCGATATTAAATCCAGCATTGCGATCGCTAAATTTATTAGCCTCTACTATTACTTTAGCTGTTATTACCCACCGTCGTCAACCCCTAAAACCCCCTCTGGTTTTAGCAACTCATATTTTAGGTTTAGTCACCGTTTGTAATCTGGTTTACTGGCAATTTCCCGCCTTAACCCTAGAACTTTGGGCGATAATTTTATTAGGATTAATGGTCGGTGAATTTTTATTATTTACGGTCAATAGTCCCCTAGAGAATATTATCCGCAAAGATGCCTTAAACCTAGGAATAGTATTATCAGAACTCAGTTATATGTTATTCTTAACTAACTTTTATTTTGTTAACAAAACCTTAGAAATTACTTGGTTAATCACACCCTTAGCCTTAACTGTTGTAGCAACAAAAACCACAGATACTCAACGAATAAAAGCCAGTCAATTCAGTTTTGCAGCTTGTGGTTTAGTTCAAATTTTAACCCTCCCCCATCCCCAAATCCGTTTATTTAGTTTAGGCTTAACAACACTATTAATGGTTGTTAATACTCAACTTCTAAAAACCCTATTTGCATCAGTTTTTACCATCGGTTTAGGATTAGGATTTTTATTATTATCAGTACAAGACTTAGTAACAAGAGAAGGATGGTTAATGCTATTGAGTTTAACCGTCACAGGATTATGGATATTTCGGTTAATGTTATGCCGTTATGGTTCAATTCAATCCACTATTATTAGACTTTATAAACAAGCCCTTGATGGTTGGGCAATTGCCTTATTAGGGTTTGAATTATCTGTCATCACCCTGCATTCATTTGGCTTATATTCGGCTGGATTTCCTGGAAATTTCAACCTAATTTCAACCCTGATTATTTTAATCATTGCCTTAATTTTTAGAGGGTTAAATTTAGGAGAACTGCAAAGAACGGCTGAATTTGGATTTTCCCCTTGGATATTATATAGTTTAGCTTGGACTGTCGAATTACTAATTGTTGAAATCCTGATTTTTAACGACCGTTCTCTTGTGAGTTTAGCCGTTGCTAATATTACTCTAGGACTAATGACGCAACTTTTGGGAGACTGGTGGAAGCGTCATTATAATATTCAAAAACTACCTAATCCTTTGCAAATTATTCCCATTGTTTACGGTATTTTAGGGGTTATTTTTCGCTTCCAAATTTTCGCCAATTGGACAGGATTAACCTCTCTCGGATTTGCCTTAATTTTAATCGGAATTGGACGGCGAAATCGTCAAACTAAAGCTCTTGTTTATTTAGGGCTTTTAGGAGTTTCTGTTTCTACCTATGAAATTCTATTCTATCAAATTCAGTCTCAATCTTTAGCAGAACAATGGATTGCTTTTGCTACATTAGGAACCAGTTTAATGTATATTTATCGGATTTTTAGTTCTGGGTTAAGCGTTTATTTACGACTTCCCGAAACTGAAATTAAACCGATTGCTCATCTTCACTGGTTGATCAGTAGTGTATGCTTATTATTAGCCAGTTTTAATCAAAGTCAATCTCAACCCCTTTTAGCCATTGGAACCAGTGTTTTATTAGTGCGTTATGCCATTTTTCAAGGTCGTCATAACCCCAACCTCAAAGCCTCCGAAATCTGGATTTATCTGGGTTTAACAGAAGCAACCGCCTTAATTATTTACCTGCAAAATCTATATAATTTAAACGGATTTTTTATTCCTTGGTCAGGGTCAATCGTATCAATTATATCCTGGTTCTTTTATATTCTGCCTTGGAATAGTTGGGGATGGTCGGTTAAACCTTGGAAAACAGTCGCAATTATTCTTCCTATCATCACGGTTATGAGTTCCCGTTTTCTCTTACAACCGGAACAACAGTTAACGTGGTATTTTTCAGCTACTTTTGCAATTTTATTCTATATTGCCTTATCCCACTTGACTCATAATATTCGCTTCAATTACCTGAGTTTAATTTTAATTAATTTCATCTTTTATGATTGGCTATTTTCAACCTTTTATCAATGGGATGCGTTTATTTTTACCCTCCCTCTAGCCTCATCATTGCTCTATTTTTCCCAATTTGAACCCATTTTAAACTTAGAACAAAATCGCCCTTGGCGTCATGGGTTTCGCCTCGGTGCAACGGGACTTTTGTGTGCAACTTCCCTTCTCGCTCACTCAGCCACAGGAATTCTCCCTGGAATTTTAAGTTTAATCATAATTTTTGCTGGGTTAGGATTAAAAATTCGAGCCTTTCTCTATATGGGAACCGCAACATTTTTGATCAACATTGTGAATCAACTAATTATTCTTAATTCCATTTATTCGTTTATGAAATGGGTAATTTCTTTTATTTTAGGATTAATTTTAATTTGGATTGCGGCTACTTTTGAAACCCGTCGTGAACAATTAATCACCCTTTGGAATAACTGGATGGCAGAATTAGAAACCTGGGATTAAGTCATAAATTTAGATTCGACTTTGACTCAAACCCTTATACAGAAGCATTTTTGGGCATAATAAAAAGTTAATCAAACTAAGAATAGCACGAACCCTATCTTTTTTGAAAAAAAAGTGTTAAATAATGTAAAGGAGTCTTTCTGCGAGTCTAAGTCTTAGGGATGACTTCTCAATCAATGCTGGACAGTAGATTAAGTGACGGTGCATTTAAACAGGAGTTTCCGCATTATGACATTAGGCTTAAATAGTCAACGCTTAAAACGCTTAATTTTATGGGGATATCCCCTACCTCAAACTGCAACTTTAGTCTTTCTAGGACTAATAACATTTATTAGTGTTATTACCATCGCTTGGTTTACGGGTGAACCCCATATCACAAAATTTTTTAGCATCCTTGGTGAATTTCAAAATAATTCCCCCTGGTGGTCTGAAATACCTGAATTTTCTCCTCAATATTTATTCCTACCCAGCTTGGTTTTTGTGGTGATTGCAGGTATCATTACTAAATTTTCTCCTCAACCTCAAACCGCAACCAGAACTCTAATTATTAGTATTAATTTAGCGATTATTATTCGATATTTATTATGGCGTTCCGTTTCTACTCTAAATTTAACGAATCCTGTAACAGGAACGTTAAGTTTAGGATTGTTTTTAACGGAATTAATTATGCTATCGGTTAGTAGTTTACAACTGTATTTATCCCTGAGAATCAAAGATAGAAGGTTCGAGGCTGAGAGAATGTCTCAAGCGGTTTTAGACCAAACTTTTACCCCTTCCGTTGATATTTTTATTCCTAGCTATGATGAACCAGAATTTATTATAAAACGCACAATTATCGGTTGTCAAGCCTTAGATTATCCTGATAAAACGATTTATCTTCTGGATGATACTCGTCGCCCTGAAATTAAAAATTTAGCTGAAACTTTAGGGTGTCAATATATTACACGGGTTGATAATCTTCATGCTAAAGCGGGAAACTTAAACCATGCTTTAATGCAGACAAAAGGGGAATTAATTGTTGTATTTGATGCCGATTTTATTCCAACTAAAAACTTTTTGACTCGAACTCTAGGTTTTTTCCAAGATTCTCAAATTGCTTTAGTACAAACTCCCCAAAGCTTTTATAATTTTGATCCTAATGCTCGAAGTTTAGGTTTAGAAAACCAAATGCTTCCCGATGAAGAACAATTTTATCGTCAACTGGAATTAATCAAAGATTCGGTAGGAAGTACGGTTTGTTCAGGAACATCTTTTGTGGTGCGCCGCAGTGCATTAGAAACCATTGGAGGATTTGTTACTGAATCTATTTGTGAAGATTATTTTACAGGAATTCGTTTATCGGCTAATGGCTATCGCCTGATTTATTTCAATGAAAAATTAAGTGCAGGTTTAGCCGCAGAAAATATTAACGCTCATTTAACTCAGCGAGAACGATGGGGACGAGGAACATTACAAGCCTTTTTTATTGAGTCTAACCCCTTAACAATTCCCGGCTTAACGCTATTACAACGGTTAGCTCATTTAGAAGGGTTAGTTAGTTGGTTTATGTTTGGATTCAGAATTTATTTACTGATGATACCGTTAATTTATGCCTTCTTTAATATCCTTCCAGTTCAGGCTTCTTTAAACGAATGGTTATATTTTTTTGGCCCCCTTTACCTATTCCAAATGATGGTATTTTCCTGGTTAAATTATCATAGTCGCTCTTTTATTTTTAATGAAATCTGCTCCGTTCAACATTGTTTTCATTTGGGTTTAATGGTATTTAAAACTTTATTAAGTCCTTTCGATAAAGGCTTTAAGGTCACTGAAAAAGGCATCGCTCAAAATCGCTTTGTGTTGAATAAAAATTTGGCTCTACCTTTAATTTTATTCTGGATATTAACAGCTTTAGCATTAGTTAAACTTTTGATAGGAGGAACACCAGAATTAGGAGAAATCAAGACAGAAACCGGAATTAGTTTAGGAGTGATTTGGAGCACTTACAATTTAATTATTATTACGCTCTCTATTTTTATGACAATTGATCCTCCTAAACCTGATGGTTATGATTGGTTTGAATTGCATCGGGTTATACAGCTTAATATTCAAAATCAAACCTTCTGGGGAATTACCACAAAAGTATCAGAAGCCGGTGCAGAAATTCAGATCATCACAAAACATAACCCTGATTTTCCTATTGATGAAAAGCTTAAACTCGATTGGGTTGAAGAAAATTTAAGCTTACAGGGACAGATCAAAACCTCTGAATATCAAGAAGAACAGTTAACGATACAGGTAGAATTTGAAGCCGTGAGTTTATCCCAATATCGTCAACTGGTTGAACTATTATTTTGTCGTCCCGGTCAATGGAAAAATCAAAAAGTTCCTGGGGAATTGCGATCGCTTTTTTTAGTCTTAAAAGCCTTGATTAAACCCAGATTTTTATTTGATAAAAACCCCAAAATTAAAGCGATGAAAGTCTCTCAATTTTAAATATTGTAGGGTGCGTAAGCTCCGCGCACGCACCCCAGAAGATTAAGGCTCTAATTGAGCCACTAACTTTAACCCATAGTTGGTTTCAAAGGCTTCTTTTTTCAAGCCCAAACTCCACAATTCTAAAGCACAATCATCCTCAGCATGGGTGGGTTTTAATTTTAAGTAAAATTCCCGTGTCATGGGTTTATACTCACAAACTACTTGGGAAATTGCCCCAATCATGCGCCGATCTAATGCCACTCCTAACCGTAATAAAGGATGTAATTGATCAATCACTTGTCGAAACCGTCGAGGCAAACTTTGATAGGCTTCGTGCTTCTTTTTGGGACTACTTTTGCGGTGATATCGGGCTAAATTTGCGATCGCCTCAATTTCCGTTTCAGCAAATCCTAATAACTCCCCATAGCGAATTAAATAATAGGAATGTTTGTGATGAGCAGAATGACTGACATATAATCCACAATTATGTAGAATACTTGCCGCCCATAATAACTCTCGTTCGGGTAATCCCCAATTATGTAATAACCCCTTCGTTTGATCAAATAAACTTAAGGCAAAACCAGCAACCCGTTGACTCGATTCTAAATCAACTTGATATTTTTGAGCATTTTTGATCACGCTTCTTTCTCGAACAGAACTACCATAATGGAGACGATCATCAATTAACCCATGAGTTAACATCCAATCGACAATTACCCCTTCTCGGAGACTGCGTTCACAGACCGTTAAAGAGCGCAGATTTAATAAAGTCATTGCTTCTTGTAAAATCAAAGCTCCGGCTAAAATAATTTCGGCTCGACGGTCAGCAACTCCCGGAATTTGTAATCGTTCTTGATAGGATAATTTACGAATTCGATTGACAAATTCCTGTAATTCTTCTAACGTTAATTCATACCCACCCAAACGAGTTGGGTCTATTCCTGATTTTTCTCTAACTTTAATTCCAACTAAGGTTTCAATCGTTCCAGAAGTTCCCACTAATCGAGGAGTTTCACCCGCTTTTAAACAGGAGGATAATTCATCAACAACCCGTTCTAATGTTCCTCGAATATAAGCTTGTAGATATAAAAATTCTGTGCGACTAATCGGATCAGTATTCACAAACTCATGGGTTAATCGAACAGCACCCACTTTTGTACTACTCAAAAATCGAGGTTCCCAACCATCTCCTAAAATTAATTCTGTAGACCCCCCGCCAATATCAATAATAATATGGGGTTGGTTGTTAAATTCCATCGCCGAAAGCACCCCTAAATAGATGCGTCGAGCTTCTTCCTGACCGGAAATTAAACTAATTTCTAAATTCAGTTCATCCGCAACTCGACGAATAAAATCTCGGCCGTTGGGCGCCTCTCGTACCGCACTGGTGGCGACAGCAACAATTTGTTCAGCGTTAAAAGTTTTAGCCACATCTTGAAACCGTTTTAAACAAGTAATGGCCCGTTCCATCACCTCCGGTTTGAGATTCCCCTTCTCTCCACAATCTCCCAAACGAACGGTTTCTTTTTCCCGTGCAATAATCGTAAATGTGGGCAGTTTGGGCTGAACTTTCGCCACAACCATGTGTAGAGAATTCGTTCCTAAATCAATGGCGGCTAAGATTCGATCTCGGTCATCTATGGGTTCAGAACTCTCCACCAAAGGCATTGATGTGACCATAATCACTCTCTCAGAAGCTATTCCTCTTAATTTTAGACCGATTGCGGATATGTGTTAAAAAATATTGTGAAGATTCAATCCAATTCTCTCGATATCAACGCGCAATGCTGACCCAATCTAATCCACCGGAACCGACTTGGCAAACGATTATTCGGCTGTTGCGATGGGATAAACCCGCCGGACGTCTAATTTTGATGATTCCCGCCTTGTGGGCAATTTTCTTAGCCACCCATGGCACACCTCCTCTGAGCTTAATTTTAGTGATTGTGGTGGGAACTCTGGCCACCAGTGCCGCTGGATGCGTGATTAATGATTTATGGGACAGAGATATTGACCCGGAAGTCGAACGCACTCGCACCCGTCCCCTCGCCTCCCGTGCGTTAACGGTAAAAACGGCTATTGTCATCGCTGGGGTTGCCTTTGCTTGTGCGGCGGGACTGGCTGTATATTTAAACCCCTTGAGCTTTGGGTTATCTGTGGCAGCCGTTCCTATAATTATTGGTTATCCCTTAGCCAAACGGGTGTTTCCTGTTCCGCAATTAATCTTATCAATAGCTTGGGGATTTGCTGTATTAATTAGTTGGACGGCGGCGGTGGGAAGTTTACAGACTGCCACCTGGTTTTTATGGGGAGCAACGGTATTATGGACGTTAGGATTTGATACCGTTTATGCTATGAGTGATCGAGATGATGATCAACGTTTAGGCGTAAATTCAAGTGCGATCTTTTTCGGGGAACAATCTGCCAATGCCGTTGGTATCTTCTTTTTAGGTACAGCTATTTTATTAGGAATTTTAGGAGGGTATTTTAATTTACATTGGGAATATTGGCTCACCCTGAGCATTTCTATTCTGCTTTGGTCTGAACAATATTCTCAACTGCGAAACCCTGATCTTCCTAAACCGATTTATGGTAAAATCTTCCGTAACAACGTGGGGATTGGTTTTGTTTTATTAGGAGGAATGATTAGTGGCTTTCTTCTGTAGAGACATTGAGGGGTAAGTTTTAACATTCAAGTTTCACTCCCCAAACCCATAATGTTTACAGGATCATACAATTAAGTTTGAATAAAATCGTGTTGAGGATATAAATCTCAGTGGCTAATCCGTTTTTAACTGTTAACGAAGAACCCATTCTGTTGAGTCAAGCTCTGAAATATTTGCAAACGGCTGGAAAATTACAGCCCTTGATAACAGATATTCTACGAGAATATATTCTGGATCGGGAATTGCAATCACGGTCTGATTTGGATATTCCTCCTGCTAGTATTGAACAAGCGGTGGTGAACTTTAGATTAGAACGTAATCTCAGTGACCCCCAGGCTTTTCAACAGTGGTTAGAAAGTAATCGCATGAGTTATGAAGCCTTTCAACAACAAATTGTTTCTGGGTTCAAACGAGAAAAACTTAAACTCTCCGTTGTCCAACCGCAACTTGAAGAGTATTTTCAACAACGTAAGCCCGCTTTAGATGCGGTGGTTTTGTCCCGGATTTCTTTAAATGATTATGAACTAGCAGAAACATTATCATTGCGTTTGAAAGAACAAGACACCCGGTTTGAAGAATTAGCAAAAGAGTATTCGATTACTAATGAACGCTCCTTTAATGGCATGATGGGAGCCGTTGCTTGGTCAACTTTACCGGATGCTCTCAAGGTTGTTTTACAGCAAACAACAGCCGGACAAATTGTTGGCCCCCTGGAAGTCGAAGGCGGCTGGTGTATCTTCCGCGTCGAACAATTTTTAGAAGCGTCCTTAGACAATCCTCAACTCAAACAACGGTTGCAAAATGAATTATTTGAACGGTGGTTAAATCAACAACTCCAATCCGCTAAAATCTCTCTGAATATTCAAGATTAATTCTCTAATAGTAGGGAACAGGGAACAATAAAAATAGAGGAGTTAGAATTAATTCTAGCTCCTCTATTTTTGCTGGATAGTTTAGTTGAGTGCAACGTTCGGAGTCAGTACGGATGAAGCTAATCCTTCTCTTTTCGGTTTCTTTCTCAAGAAATTCAGTAATATTACTGAATTTACGGGTAAAAATTTGACAGATTAATTGAGCAAAATTCAGTATTTCTTCTAATTGATTAAGTGGCGTATTCAAAGTTAATATTTTGTCTAATAAAAAGATTACGGAATCATTCACTAGGTCGGCGATTGGATTGCTCCTGATTTCAGGGCAATGAGTGCTGATGTCATCTTCTGAATCGCAAAACCAGCTTTAGGGTATAAGCGATTGTACGCCTAAATAGAAAAGCTTCTATGTTGCACTCTCATGTTGTGTTAAATCTAGGACTGACCCGATGAGTCGCTATTTCAGAGGGATTCTCATGCGTAACTTTTTGATTTTCTGTTTGGCTTTGGCTTTAGTTTTAGTAGGGCAAATAACGCATTTTCTGATGCCAACCGAGTTAAGTGCGACGGAAGATTTAGGCATGAAGAAATTCGCTAACTTGATATCTGTTGAATCGACTGACAGCAATGCAGTTGAAGTCGATGGTATCCGGTTTGAAAGCTTAATACCCCAACGGGTGCTAACTATCCCCCCTAACAGACCTGATGCCCAAATTCCCGTGCAACTTGGTCTTCGCATTACGAATCAATCCCAAAAACCCGTTCGCTTTACTCGGTATGATACCCTTTTCCCACTACTTCTAGAGCCGAATGGTCAACGATTACAGCTTGGAGGAGGTAGGAATTGGAGTGCCTCGCCTGGTGTATCCGATTGTCCGTTACTTCAGCCTCAAGAGAGTGTGACATTCTTTCTCGACGCAAGACTTTTCTGGCAAGATAATCTGCTTCGACTCGAATGGGCTGATGGATTTGGTGGTATTTGGTTTTTTGACGACCTCAAGCCGGGTACATATCGAATCGCTCTCGGTTACTCCAACTCTTCTACGCCAGTGCTATGGGCGTATGACCCAGAAATAAAGACATTTAGAAAATTAACCGATCTCTGGAGAGTTCCAGTAGCTACGCCCTTGGTAGAGTTTCGCTTAGTCCAACGCTGATTTGTGTAAAAAGGAACAAAAAATGCAATTACGACAATATCCCTTAGCTTTCTTGGCAACCACTTTGCTACTCACCATAACCGAGCAGCAAGGGTGCGATTAAAAAAATTATGTTTAGTAGGAATATGCACAAATTCAATTGAATCAATAGAGGAGGGCGGTCAACATGACATCTTTTGAGTCTACTAACAGCAATAGCGTTGAAGCAAATGGAATATCTCTAGAAATAGTAAATCCTAACTCAATGCTGTTTTCTACTAGGGTTTATCCCCTTCCCAAAAATGAGCTTGGGGCTACTACTAACATGGAATTTACTGTACGTATTATTAATAATACTTTAAATCCAATTCGCCTCAACCCATACCAGACATTTATTCCAGAGCTTTTAACAGCAGATGGTCAGCCCCTACAAAAACAAATAGCTACTGTGCAGCCTGTTAGCAACACTCAAACAAACGAAAATTGTTCATCAATACAACACCCCCATGAAACCAGAAAATTTACTCAATGGGAAGTCAAGCCTGAATTACCGACAACTACTTCTCTAACTGCTAAACTCTCTTGGCACGACAACTTGCTCCAACTTAAAATTCCTACTGTTCCTCATTTCTTGCTGAACTCTAATAACATCTGGTGTTTCAATTTAATCGAGTCAGCAAGCTATCAGTTTCGATTCATTTTGAACACTAACCACGAGACAACATCCATCGTGGAATCAAAAAGAAACGAAGTAAAAACTGCACAGCCAATTGGGTCAGAAGTCGTGGCAACACCTTGGATTAATCTTCGCCTAGTTCAACCCGTAGCGACTGATAGCAGTGCAATTGAAATTGATGGTCTCCAATTCAAAGTTGAGATGCCGGAGACTGTATTGACGATTCCCCCTAGATTACCTAGTGCACAGACTCCTGTAAAACTAGGTATTCGCGTTACTAATAATACATCAGCCGTTCTTCGCTTTGAGCAAATAGGTTCTCTTGGCTTCAATCTAATAGACTCCGACGGTAAAGAAATACAATTCACTGAGGCGCAATGGAGACGTTGGATAGACAAGGGATTAGAGTTTTACATCGTTCAGCCTGGAGAAAGCGAAATCTTAGTTTTAGATGCAACGCTTTCCTGGCATTGTTCTCAACTACAACTTGTAATTCCTAATAAAGCTGGTGGGTTTTATTATTTTCGGGGGCTAAAGCAGGGTAGATATCAAATACAAGCCATCTATCATACTTCTGAACACAGAGCAAACTACCTCAATGAAAAGGGAGTGGAAAATGTCTGGAGTGGCTGGATAGCGATGCCCTTTGTAAAATTTTGCATTGTTTAATAAACATCAAAAAGCTATGAAAATCTCATTAAGGCAACTTCTCTTTGTTGGATTTGTGTCAACCTTCACAGTTACGCTAACTGAACGTTCAACTGTTGCATTTACTCTTGTACCTGCACAACCAGGCGCTACTTCTAATTGGAGACCAGTTTCACCCTACCTTATACAAGATAATTTGGGCAACTTCTATGAAGGTAGTACAGAAGTAGATACTAGATTATGGATGCAGCCTATATCTCCAGGAGGAACTGGGACATTTAAGATCACGCTTGGTCTCTGGGCAACTGCCTCTGAAAGAGGATTTTTTGGGTGGAATTTTCAGCCAGCAGAGCAGGAATTAAAAGGTAGCTTTGATATCGTAAATTATCTCGCCTGCGGTTATAGCGTACTTTGTGGTATTGAAAACCCAGGGGAACCTGATCCCAGGGATAATGGAGTTGGCGCTACTTTTTATTTAAAGTATCGTCCAGCACCTGATGACCCTCAACCTGGACAACAAGGTAGACAACTCCATTGGATTCAAATGGTACGAGCTAACTACGGTGTAGGTTTCCCAGGTGGCCCTATTTTACCTGGTCTTCCGTTCATTGACAATTTGGCGAAAAGGGACGATCCATACTACGATACTGCGGCGTTTCCCGGTGAAGCAGGCGAAGACTTTTTTATGGACAGACCTTATAGCCCCGGTGAAATAGCAGCTTTATCAGAGAATTATTTCGAGGCAGAACTTTACCTAGTTGAGGAGACCACACCTGTAGGAAATCCGGTAAGGGAAGTCACAATTTATAATGGCATCAAATGGGGCTGGATAAATAAAATCTCCCCTATCTGTCCAAATAATACTATTAAATTTAACGGAGTCTGCCTTCCTCCTCAACCCACCCAAACATTTTCCGGCACTCTCACCGCCGGCTTCAACGAAAACCAACATCAAATCAACGGCTTAACTCCAGGAAACTACTTTTATGCCTGGACTAAAAATGACCTGCCCTCAAATCAATGCAATCCCAACACCTACTTAACTACATACAACAACAATAGCTCTTGGGATGACGACGACAGCAGTTTAGTCGGAGACGGCTTCGCTTCTGCACTCGCAGGTATCGTAGCCGATGACGGTACTATTAATCTAAGTGTCCGTGCAGCCAATCCAGGGGGTCGCGGAGAAGACAGCGGCGACTACGAACTTTATACCACAGTCTACGACTCTAACTCTGCCCCACCAGAGATCATCGTCGGAAGCAGTGGAGGTGGGGGAGTCGTCTTTCCAAGACCCCGGCCAGGTGGAACCCAACAAAATCCCATCCTACCCACCAGCAGTAGTTCTGGGGGTTGGCAAATCTTCAACAACGTACCCGGTTGTCGGTGGTATGACCCCCACACCACCTACGGTTTTGAATTTCAAGCCTTAGAAAATACCTTATTTACCGAAATTCTCGACTTCCCAGTGGGTCAGGACAACCGCTTCACTGTCTCGGTCGCAGACACTATTCTGGGAGAATTCAGTCCTGGAGATCGCCTCAATTTTGTCTCTCTATTCGGTGCAGGAGTTTCTAATTTTAGAATTACCGATATCGATCCCTTAATTGGTAATACAAAAGAAACTGCTTTTCCCATTCAGTTGGCATTCAATCAGCAAGTCGGCAGCTTCCAAATGCGTGCCATTGAAGAAACACCATCACCAAAGGAGATACCCGAACCTAAAGCAATTGTGGGTTTATTCATGTTGGGGGGATGGGGGATCTTTCAATGGCGAAAAATTCAGCAGGACAAAGAGCCATGAAACATCTCTATACTTTGTTGTTGGCTCTGAGTCTGATTCTGATTAATCCTTGGGGTGATAATCGAGGCGAAATCTGGACTTATCCCAAAGTTTTCGCGGTTCTACTGATAACGCTATTAAATCTTTCAATTCTCTGGACAGAAAGACTTGATTTAACGATTCCCAAAAACTGGAAAATTAGCAAATTGCTCTGGGAAATCTTTCTAGGTATTGGGTTACTTTCAACTCTGTTTAGTCCTTTTCCGCTTCGTTCCCTATTCGGTCAGAATGAGATGGGTGATGGATGGCTGTATTGGTTGCTGATTGCTGTATTTACCCTCAGCAATACCCTGGTGTTAAGACATAAATCCTCAATTCTGCGTTTCCAAATTAACGGTTTAATCATTGGTGGAGTTATTATAGCTCTCAGTATTTTTCCTCAAGTTATTAACTGGAAAATTGACTATACAGCCACATCAGGTCAACTTTTACAAAACAATATTTTAGCTAGTACAATTTTCCAAACCCATCAACCGATTGGTTTGTATTCCCATCGGGGACACGCTGCATTTGTGTTAGCAGCAGTGGCGGTATTAGCAGTCACCTGTTGGCAGAAAAGATGGCTCAGTCATCGCAGATTAGCAATTTCTCTCATCCCCATTATTTTAGCTTTATTGTGTACTCAAAACCGATCCGCTTTATTAGCTTTAATCGGAACAGTGATTTACCAACTCGGACGCAAATCTTATCAATTCTTAATTCCGGCTGTCCTAGT encodes:
- a CDS encoding glycosyltransferase; the encoded protein is MTLGLNSQRLKRLILWGYPLPQTATLVFLGLITFISVITIAWFTGEPHITKFFSILGEFQNNSPWWSEIPEFSPQYLFLPSLVFVVIAGIITKFSPQPQTATRTLIISINLAIIIRYLLWRSVSTLNLTNPVTGTLSLGLFLTELIMLSVSSLQLYLSLRIKDRRFEAERMSQAVLDQTFTPSVDIFIPSYDEPEFIIKRTIIGCQALDYPDKTIYLLDDTRRPEIKNLAETLGCQYITRVDNLHAKAGNLNHALMQTKGELIVVFDADFIPTKNFLTRTLGFFQDSQIALVQTPQSFYNFDPNARSLGLENQMLPDEEQFYRQLELIKDSVGSTVCSGTSFVVRRSALETIGGFVTESICEDYFTGIRLSANGYRLIYFNEKLSAGLAAENINAHLTQRERWGRGTLQAFFIESNPLTIPGLTLLQRLAHLEGLVSWFMFGFRIYLLMIPLIYAFFNILPVQASLNEWLYFFGPLYLFQMMVFSWLNYHSRSFIFNEICSVQHCFHLGLMVFKTLLSPFDKGFKVTEKGIAQNRFVLNKNLALPLILFWILTALALVKLLIGGTPELGEIKTETGISLGVIWSTYNLIIITLSIFMTIDPPKPDGYDWFELHRVIQLNIQNQTFWGITTKVSEAGAEIQIITKHNPDFPIDEKLKLDWVEENLSLQGQIKTSEYQEEQLTIQVEFEAVSLSQYRQLVELLFCRPGQWKNQKVPGELRSLFLVLKALIKPRFLFDKNPKIKAMKVSQF
- a CDS encoding Ppx/GppA phosphatase family protein, producing MVTSMPLVESSEPIDDRDRILAAIDLGTNSLHMVVAKVQPKLPTFTIIAREKETVRLGDCGEKGNLKPEVMERAITCLKRFQDVAKTFNAEQIVAVATSAVREAPNGRDFIRRVADELNLEISLISGQEEARRIYLGVLSAMEFNNQPHIIIDIGGGSTELILGDGWEPRFLSSTKVGAVRLTHEFVNTDPISRTEFLYLQAYIRGTLERVVDELSSCLKAGETPRLVGTSGTIETLVGIKVREKSGIDPTRLGGYELTLEELQEFVNRIRKLSYQERLQIPGVADRRAEIILAGALILQEAMTLLNLRSLTVCERSLREGVIVDWMLTHGLIDDRLHYGSSVRERSVIKNAQKYQVDLESSQRVAGFALSLFDQTKGLLHNWGLPERELLWAASILHNCGLYVSHSAHHKHSYYLIRYGELLGFAETEIEAIANLARYHRKSSPKKKHEAYQSLPRRFRQVIDQLHPLLRLGVALDRRMIGAISQVVCEYKPMTREFYLKLKPTHAEDDCALELWSLGLKKEAFETNYGLKLVAQLEP
- a CDS encoding 4-hydroxybenzoate solanesyltransferase, whose product is MLTQSNPPEPTWQTIIRLLRWDKPAGRLILMIPALWAIFLATHGTPPLSLILVIVVGTLATSAAGCVINDLWDRDIDPEVERTRTRPLASRALTVKTAIVIAGVAFACAAGLAVYLNPLSFGLSVAAVPIIIGYPLAKRVFPVPQLILSIAWGFAVLISWTAAVGSLQTATWFLWGATVLWTLGFDTVYAMSDRDDDQRLGVNSSAIFFGEQSANAVGIFFLGTAILLGILGGYFNLHWEYWLTLSISILLWSEQYSQLRNPDLPKPIYGKIFRNNVGIGFVLLGGMISGFLL
- a CDS encoding peptidylprolyl isomerase, producing the protein MANPFLTVNEEPILLSQALKYLQTAGKLQPLITDILREYILDRELQSRSDLDIPPASIEQAVVNFRLERNLSDPQAFQQWLESNRMSYEAFQQQIVSGFKREKLKLSVVQPQLEEYFQQRKPALDAVVLSRISLNDYELAETLSLRLKEQDTRFEELAKEYSITNERSFNGMMGAVAWSTLPDALKVVLQQTTAGQIVGPLEVEGGWCIFRVEQFLEASLDNPQLKQRLQNELFERWLNQQLQSAKISLNIQD
- a CDS encoding O-antigen ligase family protein — translated: MAKNSAGQRAMKHLYTLLLALSLILINPWGDNRGEIWTYPKVFAVLLITLLNLSILWTERLDLTIPKNWKISKLLWEIFLGIGLLSTLFSPFPLRSLFGQNEMGDGWLYWLLIAVFTLSNTLVLRHKSSILRFQINGLIIGGVIIALSIFPQVINWKIDYTATSGQLLQNNILASTIFQTHQPIGLYSHRGHAAFVLAAVAVLAVTCWQKRWLSHRRLAISLIPIILALLCTQNRSALLALIGTVIYQLGRKSYQFLIPAVLVGLLVIGMNTSTRKIENLPLIKQVTSGRIYLGQLSGAGIVQRPLLGWGMNGFGIAYPYIFNPKWKPRIVHLGDFSFDYVNKKGVIDRKAIASHKAHNLILDSCLSVGILGMACYLGLFGFSLWQVMQSPYRGMEAMAICYLIFTLTWFECAQFTHVFWWVLSLWGASYFQNCSKSFNPSLEEFTPIEPPIEKRLLGY